In the genome of Massilibacterium senegalense, the window CTACTTTTATCTACACTAGATGGAGATGGTATGCCCTCTGGATGTGTGTGCCACTCACCAATACAAATAATTTTTTTCTCACTATTCATCCATATTGCATCAGATAGCTGTTGATGAATAATTCTATTCTTTTTAAAGTAATTACGACTACATTCATCTTCCGGTTGCGGTAAAGTTACATCAGTAATGACAATATTTCCATTCCTCAGTCTCTTCCCCATAAGGACACCCCCAGATTCACTCATTTCGGAATCAATCTGAACATACCCCTTAAAAAGATTCTCAACTTGAGAAGTTAACTCAACAGCTAAATGATAATTTTCAAAAATGATCATGCCGTACCCCACAAATTTTACATTTATTATTTCTAAAATTAGACTGATAGCTATTTATTTTATTTAAACTAAAATACCTTTGACTAAATCTATAGCCTTTAGACTCAAAAGTAGACGTTTCTCCAAGCCAGGTCTTAATACCATTCTCTACCTCTTTATAAACCGCTTTTTGAAATAGTTCAACAACTTCCAAGGCACCACGACTGGAAGTCAATGAACCATAGGGGATAAAAGCAGATCTACAACTAGCTAAGTTCTTTTCAAACTGTTGCCCTTCTTCTGCAAGGGATGCTCTGTTGGGAGTCAAATTCCCTGTTATTGGATCAGTGTATAGGCATTCATAACATCCTTGGCTTGAATAATCTATATATAAAGAATGACCTCCAATACCTAGAGGTTCTACCCATGAATAAAATACTCTATATTTTCTCATAGAGAACAATTGGTTTAATTGTAAGCTTGTCATAGTATCACCTATACAAATAAAAATGTAATCAAATGTATCAAAATAATTTTCTTCCTTTTCCAAAATGTCTAACACATTCATTGCTTCATATTCCACAGTTAAAAATGGTGAATCCTTTTCCAAACTTTCTGCTAATGCCTCGCACTTAAATATCCCCTTACTTTTCCCATGAAAACTACTAGCTCCGAGCGAATGTCGATACAGATTATCAACTGAAAATATATCCGGATCAATAATAGTCATTTTTCTAATCCCAAACTTTGACAACTCCCACGCAACTTTACTCCCAATTGACCCCGCTCCAACTAAAGCAATATTTAAATTAATAAAACTATGGTCTCCACTTGTTCTTTCAAGTAAATATTCTAAATCGAGTCTCTTCACTAATAGCGGGGTAATATTTCCCGTAAATTTTTTAAATGAAGTATTTCTAGTCTTCAAAAAAACACCTATAATAATATCATTATTTTCTTCGATTGGAATACTCAGTAGAATCATTTTACCTTTTTTGCCGTTTTTTAACTGAATCCATTTATTAAAAAATACTTTATTGGATTGTGATAAGTTTTTAGTAATAACTGCTTTTAGTTGCTTCTTACTCCAACCTTGTCTTGGATTTGGAGGCAAAACATTATTATTGTCTCTTAAAGGTATAAAAAGAGCATCTATCGAAGATATCTGCTGAATTTTGTTTGGATAAAATCTCTCAATTTCATCAGGAATATATCCGTCATCTAGCTTATCACATACAATCAAATGTTCACCATCACCGAGAACATCAATAGCCTTAATTGAGTTATCAGGGCTAACGAAATTACTTACAGTATTTATGTCTTTTTGTGCATCCCAAAATGCAACGAACTCTTTCCTGAAGTCTGAAATGTTAGTTTTCGAAATTCCAGATTCTATTGTCTCTATCGCTTTCATTAAAGAAGCTAAAACTAATGTTTTGGGTGTTGTTCTATCAAATAAAATGTTGTTCTCTGTTGAAAAACAAATAAATCCATTTTGTTCAACATGTGGAATAAATATTTTTAATTCCTCTATATTTTGAATGAAAATCTTGGGGAGCACTACCGGAAACAATTTAGGTAAGGTAATTTTCAAAACTATAACTTTTCCATTGCTGCTTGAATATTCTCCTAAAATGCCCGTGTCATCTGCTTGTCTAACATTACTTAATTTCTCTTTTACTAACTCAATATATTCATCCAACATTATATCACCTAAGCACTTGGATAATCTGAAACAAACGCATTTCTTTCCGCTTTTGAAACAACATCTTCTTCAGAAACTATAATAAAATCATCCCCAAAATGTTTATTCATTCTTTTAGTTGCTTCATGTTCATCTAATGTATTTTTAGCATATTCCAGATCTTCTGATAGATTTTTAAGCTTATCTTTGAAATCATTCATCTGCTTATCAGTCATCTGTTCGTATATATCTGTTCTAGGTTTAACTGGAAGGTAAACCTTTAATCTTGAATACCATGTATCCTCTTCGAAATTATAGGTTTCGGCAAAACTATTTAACATATTCTTTACAAAGTTCTCTAGAGCATCTAAATCATTGTATGTTTTCTTTCCTGAAAACGCATCTGTAACAGAATATGGATAAAAATTTTCTAATGCAGAGACAGTAATACCAATACCATTTGGTCGATTTTCTTGATTAAATTTCTCATCTTTCCACCTTTTTAAATATCTTATACATCTTCTGAATTGTTTTCTATCGTCAACACCATCATAACTATTAGTAATCTTATTTTTTAACTCCTTTGGATCCGCTTCTTCCCAATATCTATTTTCGCTTGAACTAAATTCTTTTCCTTTTGCCAAAAAGTAGTTTCCATCTTCATTTGCATAAATAGCTATATCTACATGAACATTTTCGTCATTTGAATCGCCAGCAAAACTAATGGTCACACATGGTTTTTTTATTTTTATTTCAGCTGAAGGAAATTCCTTCTCCATCGCTTCTTTCACCCATTTTTTTGCAGTGACTGGATTAATGCAATCCTCTCTTTTCATATCAATACTTAAAGCTATATCAATGTCAAAATCAATGTTTTCATCGATACTTTTAATTCCAGTATGCATAGCATAACTACCTTGAAGAAAATGACTAAATGAATGATCAATATCTAAATGATCTTCTAATCCACTAATAACTTGGTCACGATAATCCCTTAACAATGAATTATCTTCGTAATCCAATTTAATTTCATCATGAAAATTTGTGAAGTGTTTTTGCATATCAACCATTTATTTCCCTCCTAATGTTATCTTTGCTATTATTCTATCTTATATAACATCATCATTCAACCATATATAGTAACGACAACTAAATACCACACAATATATAGTGATTTAATTGTATTATTTAGGGGGATAAACTAATAAAATTCATTACTTTATTTTAGTCTCACACTTAATGATAAAAAAACTATAGTTTTCGCAACATTCAAATCATACTACATTAAACATAAAAATAGTGATGGTGATTTAATAAATCACCATCACTATTTTATAAATTTACCGGTAAATCTTTCTTTTCTTAATTATCTCTTGTATTCCCACACCCCAGATCAATTACCACTGAAACGGTAATGTGGTTTTTCAGTACTTTATTTCTCGTTTTTTCACCTTCTCCTACAAACACGAAATGCTTGTGAAAGTGTTTAAAACTAAGGATTTCTATATAGTTTCTCTTTGTAGCAACGATACACATTCCACATGATTCGTTTGTGGAAACATGTCCACAGGTTGCACATATTCTACGTTAAAACCACCATCTACCAATATCCGTAAGTCCCGCGCTAATGTTGCCGGGTTACAGGAAACGTACACCATCCGTTTCGGTTCCATGGCGATGATTGTTTCTAACAAGTTTGCATCGCATCCTTTTCGTGGTGGATCGACAACGATGACGTCTGCGTGGATGCCGTCTTCTTTCCATTTTTCTAATACAAGTTCTGCTTTTCCAACGAAAAATTCAACATTATGAATATCATTTAATGCAGCATTTCGTTTGGCATCTTCAATTGCTTCTGGAACGATTTCCACACCGTATACTTTATTTGCTTGTTTTGCTAAAAATAAAGAAATCGTGCCAATCCCTGAGTACGCATCAATGACTGTTTCTTTTCCTGTTAATTGTGCTGCATGTAATGCTTCTTTATACAATTTTTCTGTTTGCACCGGGTTTACTTGGAAAAAAGAATGTGGTGAGATTTCAAAGTAAATGTCGCCAATATAGTCTTGAATAGTGGCTGAACCATATAATACGTTATTTTTTTCTCCTAAAATAACGTTTGTTCGTTTTGCATTGATATTTTGAATAATTGATGTCACATTCGGAAA includes:
- a CDS encoding Mov34/MPN/PAD-1 family protein; the encoded protein is MIIFENYHLAVELTSQVENLFKGYVQIDSEMSESGGVLMGKRLRNGNIVITDVTLPQPEDECSRNYFKKNRIIHQQLSDAIWMNSEKKIICIGEWHTHPEGIPSPSSVDKSSWIRNVKKQNDENNYIFIIVGINTINAWSCNKSFKITKMERVMEIEDI
- a CDS encoding ThiF family adenylyltransferase translates to MDEYIELVKEKLSNVRQADDTGILGEYSSSNGKVIVLKITLPKLFPVVLPKIFIQNIEELKIFIPHVEQNGFICFSTENNILFDRTTPKTLVLASLMKAIETIESGISKTNISDFRKEFVAFWDAQKDINTVSNFVSPDNSIKAIDVLGDGEHLIVCDKLDDGYIPDEIERFYPNKIQQISSIDALFIPLRDNNNVLPPNPRQGWSKKQLKAVITKNLSQSNKVFFNKWIQLKNGKKGKMILLSIPIEENNDIIIGVFLKTRNTSFKKFTGNITPLLVKRLDLEYLLERTSGDHSFINLNIALVGAGSIGSKVAWELSKFGIRKMTIIDPDIFSVDNLYRHSLGASSFHGKSKGIFKCEALAESLEKDSPFLTVEYEAMNVLDILEKEENYFDTFDYIFICIGDTMTSLQLNQLFSMRKYRVFYSWVEPLGIGGHSLYIDYSSQGCYECLYTDPITGNLTPNRASLAEEGQQFEKNLASCRSAFIPYGSLTSSRGALEVVELFQKAVYKEVENGIKTWLGETSTFESKGYRFSQRYFSLNKINSYQSNFRNNKCKICGVRHDHF
- a CDS encoding nucleotidyltransferase domain-containing protein, which encodes MVDMQKHFTNFHDEIKLDYEDNSLLRDYRDQVISGLEDHLDIDHSFSHFLQGSYAMHTGIKSIDENIDFDIDIALSIDMKREDCINPVTAKKWVKEAMEKEFPSAEIKIKKPCVTISFAGDSNDENVHVDIAIYANEDGNYFLAKGKEFSSSENRYWEEADPKELKNKITNSYDGVDDRKQFRRCIRYLKRWKDEKFNQENRPNGIGITVSALENFYPYSVTDAFSGKKTYNDLDALENFVKNMLNSFAETYNFEEDTWYSRLKVYLPVKPRTDIYEQMTDKQMNDFKDKLKNLSEDLEYAKNTLDEHEATKRMNKHFGDDFIIVSEEDVVSKAERNAFVSDYPSA